Below is a window of bacterium DNA.
TTTAAAGAAAAATATCGAAATATGGATGTCTTACTTATAGATGACGTCCAGTTTTTAGCCGAAAAAGAGGGAATTCAAGAGGAATTTTTTCATACCTTTAATACCCTCTATGAATCCAGACGGCAAATAGTCATCTCCAGTGATAGTCCTCCTAAAGAAATTAATTCTTTAGAAAATAGATTACGCTCAAGATTTGAATGCGGATTAATGGCGGATATTCAACCACCCGACTTTGAAACTAGGGTGGCTATTCTAAGAAAAAATGCCTCAAGAGAGGGAATTACTATACCCGATGATGTATTGGAATTTATCGCTAAACAAATAACATCAAATATCAGAAAGTTAGAAGGCGCCCTTAATAGAGTCACTGCTCAGGCATCTCATAATCGTTGTAATATTGATATATCTTTTACTTATGAAGTTATAAAAGATTTTTTAGAAAAAGATAAACCTAAAAATTTTACCATAAACTCTATCCAAAAATATACGGCCGCCCATTTTGGTCTCCCCCAATCGGCTATGAAAAGTAAAAAAAGATCAGCCATGATTGCCCTCTCTAGACAGATAGCCATGTATATCTGCCGTAACTTGACCAATTTTTCCACTATAGATATAGGAAAAGAATTTGGCAAAGATCATACCACGGTTCTTTTTGCCTGTAAGAAAATTGAAACACAACTCAATCAAGATCCTAATTTAAAAGATAATATAAATATGATTATTAATGAAATACGAAGAGATGTTTAGTATCCTGTGAAAATTATATTAATAACCTATTAATATCTTTTTTAAAAAAAGATAACTCTATTTTTTTGTGAGTAAGAAAGAGTATTTACTCAGAGGTTATTAAATATATAAATTAATATTTTAATTAATGTTATCTTAATTATAAACATATTAAGAGGAATTATTATTATAATCTAATTATTAAAAAAGGAGATATAATAATGAAAATGACCATAGCTAAAGAAAATATTATTAAGGAAATTCAATTAGCTCAAGGGGTGGCTCCTTTTGAAGGTAAATCTAATCTGCCTATCCTTTCTAATGTCTTAATGGAAGTCTTCGATGATAAATTAAAGATGACGGCCTCTGATTTAGAAATAAATCTTAAGTGTGAGTTAAAGGCGAATGTATTAGAGCCTGGCTCTATGGCTCTTTCGGCCAAGATGTTAAGCGATATTATTCGTGAAATGCCTCCCGGAGAAATTACCTTTAAGACTGAAGAAGAAGGTAATAAGATTAATATTAGTAATAATAGCGTTTCTTTTTATCTTTGTGGTCAATTAGGAGAAGATTTTCCTCAATTTCCTCAATTAACTGATAGTAAATCTTTTTTTCTACCTGCTTCTATTTTAAAAGAAATGATTAAAAAGACTATATTTGCTGTTTCTAAAGATGAATTAAGACCTATCTTAAAGGGTGTGTTTCTTTCTTTATCCGGAAATAAGATAGAAATGGCTGCTACTGACGGACATCGGTTATCCGTAATTAAACAGGATATTGATATAGATTTTGAAACCCCTATTAGTGTGATTATACCTACCAGGGCGGTAGAAGAACTCTCCAAGATCATGGAAGAGGAAGAGTCTGTAAGGATAGATATAACCGAGAG
It encodes the following:
- the dnaN gene encoding DNA polymerase III subunit beta: MKMTIAKENIIKEIQLAQGVAPFEGKSNLPILSNVLMEVFDDKLKMTASDLEINLKCELKANVLEPGSMALSAKMLSDIIREMPPGEITFKTEEEGNKINISNNSVSFYLCGQLGEDFPQFPQLTDSKSFFLPASILKEMIKKTIFAVSKDELRPILKGVFLSLSGNKIEMAATDGHRLSVIKQDIDIDFETPISVIIPTRAVEELSKIMEEEESVRIDITEREVGFTSGNIVLISRLIEGDFPNYRSFIPNEYRTKVKINRSDFLDACRRISLLSSAIIKFSISEGKIIINSATSEIGEARQELHIDIEGEEIEIGFKPIYVIDGVKNMRGDEIYLTLVSQDKSGVISSPQEEGYIYLVMPMRI
- the dnaA gene encoding chromosomal replication initiator protein DnaA codes for the protein MRTANLWDETLKVMQDKVDPHTFESWFKPTRYLSISPDSLEIEVPNKLFKDWLINHHYADLNRVVSHLNDKPISLNFVISDEKDNSLIKKPVVIKKNFNTRTYLNQKYNFDTFVVGKSNEFAHASSYAVAKKPGNIYNPLYIYGGVGLGKTHLMHAIGHEVLAKNPSMMVCYVSTEQFTNEFINSIRTNTVNTVFKEKYRNMDVLLIDDVQFLAEKEGIQEEFFHTFNTLYESRRQIVISSDSPPKEINSLENRLRSRFECGLMADIQPPDFETRVAILRKNASREGITIPDDVLEFIAKQITSNIRKLEGALNRVTAQASHNRCNIDISFTYEVIKDFLEKDKPKNFTINSIQKYTAAHFGLPQSAMKSKKRSAMIALSRQIAMYICRNLTNFSTIDIGKEFGKDHTTVLFACKKIETQLNQDPNLKDNINMIINEIRRDV